One Alkaliphilus sp. B6464 genomic window carries:
- a CDS encoding bis-aminopropyl spermidine synthase family protein — MINYIQEVNKNVNIQEGKQAIENILLNIYFKEGISNKELSRNNLLPIPVIVAIKKEFIKYGLLVQDRGVRLTKEGLSFIENRLGFRGIRKDLYMKLLKETWEEEQEITEVKRTLSEVFINRPLADVTIDQSKCTLDTAVKRAVLCLQNYALVGRNILCVGDDDLVSVALGFLLKKLFANIEHCNTTIYVVDIDNRVLTYIKDIAEKERLPIKCVCSDFRKPLSKDFTEQFDCFFTDPPYTLDGMNLFLSRGIEALKKQNGLPIFLSYAHKSPDFEFAMQQCFVDMGLIVSKVMTRFNTYEGAEIIGNTGQMIVLKTTSKSKTLMESFYQGPLYTGELKKTVRLYKCKSCGQTIKVGLSEKIKTIEELKSKGCSKCSNQTFNLIDKNKL; from the coding sequence ATGATTAACTATATACAAGAGGTAAATAAAAATGTAAATATACAAGAAGGAAAGCAGGCAATAGAAAATATATTGTTAAATATATATTTCAAAGAGGGTATTTCTAATAAAGAATTGTCAAGAAATAATCTTTTACCTATACCTGTGATTGTAGCCATAAAAAAAGAATTCATTAAATATGGTTTACTAGTTCAAGACAGAGGAGTAAGACTAACTAAAGAAGGATTAAGTTTCATAGAAAATAGGCTAGGCTTTCGTGGAATAAGAAAGGACCTATATATGAAATTATTGAAGGAAACATGGGAAGAAGAACAAGAGATTACTGAAGTTAAAAGGACATTAAGTGAAGTGTTTATAAATCGGCCCTTGGCGGATGTTACTATAGATCAGTCAAAATGTACTTTAGATACAGCTGTAAAAAGAGCAGTGTTATGTCTACAAAATTACGCACTAGTAGGTAGAAACATTTTATGTGTAGGAGACGATGACTTAGTAAGTGTTGCTTTAGGTTTTTTACTTAAGAAGCTATTTGCTAATATAGAACACTGTAATACAACTATTTATGTAGTGGATATTGATAATAGAGTCCTTACCTATATAAAAGATATTGCTGAGAAAGAAAGGCTGCCTATTAAATGTGTATGTTCAGATTTTAGAAAGCCATTATCAAAGGATTTTACAGAACAATTTGATTGTTTTTTTACTGATCCTCCTTATACTTTAGATGGAATGAATTTATTTCTTTCAAGAGGGATTGAAGCTTTGAAAAAACAAAATGGTCTTCCTATTTTTCTTTCTTATGCCCACAAGTCACCAGATTTTGAATTTGCTATGCAGCAATGCTTCGTAGATATGGGACTTATAGTTTCTAAGGTTATGACTAGATTCAATACCTATGAGGGGGCTGAAATAATTGGTAATACGGGGCAGATGATAGTTCTTAAAACTACTAGTAAGAGCAAGACATTAATGGAAAGTTTTTATCAAGGTCCTCTTTATACTGGAGAACTTAAAAAAACAGTTCGACTTTATAAGTGTAAGAGTTGTGGCCAAACTATTAAAGTGGGTCTTTCAGAGAAGATTAAAACGATAGAAGAACTAAAATCAAAAGGTTGTAGTAAATGTAGTAATCAAACATTCAATCTAATTGATAAAAATAAGCTTTAA